One Methanocaldococcus infernus ME DNA segment encodes these proteins:
- a CDS encoding TatD family hydrolase, whose amino-acid sequence MIDAHTHLDVRSYEDIEKMAIAGIEYIVTLAHDPYKMISPEVYLDHWDRIVNFEVKRGEMAGVNVLPGIGIHPMGYPKDWKILIKKIPEYIDKIVCIGETGLHYLKGEEELLKEQLILAKEYEKPIVIHTPEKNKKEALLRILDILNEVRIDESLVLIDHINRETIDLIDRDVYVGLSIQPAFKLSVKEACEIVRDYDKKFILSSDLGSLKSDIYALPKAKLEMKRMNLEKRKIEESLYKNAKKFYRI is encoded by the coding sequence ATGATAGATGCACACACCCACTTAGATGTTAGAAGCTATGAAGACATTGAAAAGATGGCCATAGCTGGGATTGAGTATATAGTTACTTTAGCACATGATCCTTATAAAATGATCTCCCCAGAGGTTTATTTAGACCATTGGGATAGGATAGTAAATTTTGAGGTTAAGAGGGGGGAGATGGCTGGAGTTAATGTTTTGCCAGGAATTGGGATTCATCCTATGGGCTATCCTAAAGATTGGAAAATCCTAATTAAAAAAATTCCTGAATATATTGATAAAATAGTCTGTATAGGAGAAACTGGGCTTCACTATTTAAAAGGAGAGGAAGAGTTGTTAAAGGAACAGCTAATTTTGGCTAAGGAGTATGAGAAGCCAATAGTTATACACACTCCAGAGAAGAACAAAAAAGAAGCTCTCTTAAGGATTTTAGATATTCTAAATGAGGTTAGGATTGATGAGAGCTTAGTTTTAATTGATCACATAAATAGGGAAACTATAGACTTAATTGATAGAGATGTTTATGTTGGCTTATCCATACAGCCAGCTTTTAAGTTAAGTGTAAAGGAGGCTTGTGAAATTGTTAGAGATTATGATAAAAAATTTATCCTTAGTAGTGACTTGGGAAGCTTAAAATCTGATATCTATGCCTTACCTAAGGCTAAGTTAGAAATGAAGAGAATGAATCTTGAGAAGAGAAAGATAGAAGAAAGTTTATATAAAAATGCTAAGAAATTCTATAGAATCTAA